The Christiangramia flava JLT2011 genome has a segment encoding these proteins:
- the hpf gene encoding ribosome hibernation-promoting factor, HPF/YfiA family, translating to MKVNVQSVNFNADQKLIDFTQKKLDKLEHFYDKVIFADVYLKVQNTSAKENKITEILLSIPGGDLMVKKTCKKFEECVDECVNSLQRQLIKRKEKLSTHA from the coding sequence ATGAAAGTGAACGTGCAATCTGTAAATTTCAATGCTGACCAAAAACTGATTGACTTTACACAAAAGAAACTCGATAAACTGGAGCATTTCTACGACAAGGTTATTTTTGCTGATGTTTATCTCAAAGTTCAAAATACCAGTGCCAAAGAGAACAAGATTACTGAAATCCTACTGAGCATTCCTGGCGGGGATCTGATGGTAAAGAAAACCTGTAAAAAGTTTGAAGAGTGCGTGGATGAGTGTGTTAACTCCCTGCAGCGACAGCTCATCAAACGAAAGGAAAAATTGAGTACGCATGCCTGA